The Oenanthe melanoleuca isolate GR-GAL-2019-014 chromosome 1A, OMel1.0, whole genome shotgun sequence genome contains a region encoding:
- the RPAP3 gene encoding RNA polymerase II-associated protein 3 isoform X2: MMSAPSKAIELQLQMKQNAEELQDFVRELESWEKDIKEVDTELRKQSGVPEENLPPIRNKAFKKKKKSNNKVPSKITSEENKKNKIKSYDYEAWGKLDVDKILEELDKEDSTHDSVSPESDSEEDGIRVDAEKALAEKEKGNNYFKQGNFDEAIKCYTRGMHSDPYNPVLPTNRASAFYRMKKFSVAESDCNLALALDKNYIKAYARRGAARFALKNFKGAKEDYEKVLELDANNFEAKNELKKIDQALSSKENSEQKEFEDAVRTGLTDEEKQRIEDQQLKQKAIAEKDLGNGYFKEGKYEAAIECYTRGMAADGTNALLPANRAMAYLKIEKYKEAEDDCTQALLLDASYSKAFARRGAARVALGKLKEAIQDFEAVLKLEPGNKQAINELTKIRNELAEKEQQAHKEYPAVLIKEAEIKNIVKMIDNPLQIKSTKPLQRIDIEEVDDDASDCDLPSTTLVNNWKNSVSVEATETLDQDDLLTTVDIPKAKHLKIEEISDTSLLQLPVNVKGISSTIQPSFPESKQREKEIRRSFMSASSVPPIPANSFQLESDFRKLKDCPENMYLYLKV, encoded by the exons ATGATGAGTGCACCAAGTAAAGCAATAGAACTGCAGctgcaaatgaaacaaaatgctgaAGAACTGCAGGATTTTGTGAGAGAAttggagagctgggaaaaagATATTAAAGAAGTGGATACTGAACTCAGGAAACAGAGTGGGGTCCCAGAAGAG AATTTGCCACCAATTCGAAACAaggcttttaagaaaaagaagaaaagcaataatAAGGTCCCTTCAAAGATAACCtctgaggaaaacaagaaaaacaaaatcaagtcTTACGATTATGAAGCATGGGGAAAACTTGATGTG GATAAAATACTTGAAGAACTTGATAAAGAAGATAGTACTCATGATTCTGTATCTCCAGAATCAGACTCTGAAGAAGATGGAATTCGTGTAGATGCTGAAAAGGCTcttgcagagaaggaaaag GGTAATAACTACTTTAAACAAGGAAACTTTGATGAAGCTATAAAATGCTATACTAGAGGGATGCATTCTGATCCATACAATCCAGTGTTGCCCACAAACAGAGCATCAGCTTTTTACAGAATGAAAAA gttttCTGTTGCAGAATCTGACTGCAATTTAGCACTTGCTTTagataaaaattacataaagGCTTATGCCAGAAGAGGAGCTGCTCgctttgctttgaaaaattttaaaggtGCTAAAGAAG ATTACGAAAAAGTTTTGGAGCTGGATGCAAACAACTTTGAAGCAAAAAATGAACTGAAGAAAATTGATCAG GCTCTGTcatcaaaagaaaattcagaacaGAAAGAGTTTGAGGATGCAGTGAGAACAGGATTAACAGATGAAGAGAAGCAGCGCATTGAAGACCAGCAGCTCAAGCAGAAGGCAATTGCAGAAAAAGATCTG GGTAATGGTTATTTCAAAGAAGGAAAGTACGAGGCTGCAATAGAATGTTACACCCGTGGTATGGCAGCAGATGGCACCAATGCACTACTGCCAGCTAACAGAGCCATGGCCTACCTAAAGATTGAGAA GTACAAAGAGGCAGAAGATGACTGCACTCAAGCTCTGCTCTTAGATGCTTCCTATTCTAAAGCTTTTGCCAGAAGAGGAGCTGCCAGAGTCGCTCTTGGAAAGCTAAAGGAAGCTATTCAAG ATTTTGAAGCTGTTCTGAAGCTGGAACCTGGAAATAAACAAGCAATAAACGAACTCACGAAAATAAGGAAT gaattagCTGAGAAAGAGCAGCAGGCTCATAAAGAATATCCTGCAGTATTGATAAAAGAAGcggaaattaaaaatatagtgAAGATGATTGATAATCCATTACAGATTAAATCAACA AAGCCATTGCAAAGAATAGATATTGAAGAAGTTGATGATGATGCATCAGATTGTGACTTGCCCAGCACTACTTTAGTCAACAACTGGAAGAATTCAGTGAGTGTTGAAGCAACAGAAACTCTAGATCAGGATGATTTGTTGACTACAGTTGATATTCCAAAAGCAAAGCACTTGAAAATAGAAGAAATCAGTGATACATCACTATTACA GCTGCCTGTAAATGTGAAAGGAATTTCATCAACAATTCAGCCATCTTTTCCTGAAagcaaacagagagaaaaagagatcaGAAGGTCATTTATGTCTGCTTCTTCAGTTCCTCCCATTCCTGCAAATTCTTTCCAGCTTGAATCTGACTTCAGGAAGTTGAAAGACTGTCCCGAAAACATGTACTTGTACCTGAAGGTATGA
- the RPAP3 gene encoding RNA polymerase II-associated protein 3 isoform X1, whose amino-acid sequence MMSAPSKAIELQLQMKQNAEELQDFVRELESWEKDIKEVDTELRKQSGVPEENLPPIRNKAFKKKKKSNNKVPSKITSEENKKNKIKSYDYEAWGKLDVDKILEELDKEDSTHDSVSPESDSEEDGIRVDAEKALAEKEKGNNYFKQGNFDEAIKCYTRGMHSDPYNPVLPTNRASAFYRMKKFSVAESDCNLALALDKNYIKAYARRGAARFALKNFKGAKEDYEKVLELDANNFEAKNELKKIDQALSSKENSEQKEFEDAVRTGLTDEEKQRIEDQQLKQKAIAEKDLGNGYFKEGKYEAAIECYTRGMAADGTNALLPANRAMAYLKIEKYKEAEDDCTQALLLDASYSKAFARRGAARVALGKLKEAIQDFEAVLKLEPGNKQAINELTKIRNELAEKEQQAHKEYPAVLIKEAEIKNIVKMIDNPLQIKSTKPLQRIDIEEVDDDASDCDLPSTTLVNNWKNSVSVEATETLDQDDLLTTVDIPKAKHLKIEEISDTSLLQLPVNVKGISSTIQPSFPESKQREKEIRRSFMSASSVPPIPANSFQLESDFRKLKDCPENMYLYLKQIEPSLYAKLFQKSLDPDLFNQILKILHDFYIEKEEPSLILEILQRLSELKRFDMAVMFMSSSEKKITQVLFNHVNHMGLKDASVEELEKKYGIFS is encoded by the exons ATGATGAGTGCACCAAGTAAAGCAATAGAACTGCAGctgcaaatgaaacaaaatgctgaAGAACTGCAGGATTTTGTGAGAGAAttggagagctgggaaaaagATATTAAAGAAGTGGATACTGAACTCAGGAAACAGAGTGGGGTCCCAGAAGAG AATTTGCCACCAATTCGAAACAaggcttttaagaaaaagaagaaaagcaataatAAGGTCCCTTCAAAGATAACCtctgaggaaaacaagaaaaacaaaatcaagtcTTACGATTATGAAGCATGGGGAAAACTTGATGTG GATAAAATACTTGAAGAACTTGATAAAGAAGATAGTACTCATGATTCTGTATCTCCAGAATCAGACTCTGAAGAAGATGGAATTCGTGTAGATGCTGAAAAGGCTcttgcagagaaggaaaag GGTAATAACTACTTTAAACAAGGAAACTTTGATGAAGCTATAAAATGCTATACTAGAGGGATGCATTCTGATCCATACAATCCAGTGTTGCCCACAAACAGAGCATCAGCTTTTTACAGAATGAAAAA gttttCTGTTGCAGAATCTGACTGCAATTTAGCACTTGCTTTagataaaaattacataaagGCTTATGCCAGAAGAGGAGCTGCTCgctttgctttgaaaaattttaaaggtGCTAAAGAAG ATTACGAAAAAGTTTTGGAGCTGGATGCAAACAACTTTGAAGCAAAAAATGAACTGAAGAAAATTGATCAG GCTCTGTcatcaaaagaaaattcagaacaGAAAGAGTTTGAGGATGCAGTGAGAACAGGATTAACAGATGAAGAGAAGCAGCGCATTGAAGACCAGCAGCTCAAGCAGAAGGCAATTGCAGAAAAAGATCTG GGTAATGGTTATTTCAAAGAAGGAAAGTACGAGGCTGCAATAGAATGTTACACCCGTGGTATGGCAGCAGATGGCACCAATGCACTACTGCCAGCTAACAGAGCCATGGCCTACCTAAAGATTGAGAA GTACAAAGAGGCAGAAGATGACTGCACTCAAGCTCTGCTCTTAGATGCTTCCTATTCTAAAGCTTTTGCCAGAAGAGGAGCTGCCAGAGTCGCTCTTGGAAAGCTAAAGGAAGCTATTCAAG ATTTTGAAGCTGTTCTGAAGCTGGAACCTGGAAATAAACAAGCAATAAACGAACTCACGAAAATAAGGAAT gaattagCTGAGAAAGAGCAGCAGGCTCATAAAGAATATCCTGCAGTATTGATAAAAGAAGcggaaattaaaaatatagtgAAGATGATTGATAATCCATTACAGATTAAATCAACA AAGCCATTGCAAAGAATAGATATTGAAGAAGTTGATGATGATGCATCAGATTGTGACTTGCCCAGCACTACTTTAGTCAACAACTGGAAGAATTCAGTGAGTGTTGAAGCAACAGAAACTCTAGATCAGGATGATTTGTTGACTACAGTTGATATTCCAAAAGCAAAGCACTTGAAAATAGAAGAAATCAGTGATACATCACTATTACA GCTGCCTGTAAATGTGAAAGGAATTTCATCAACAATTCAGCCATCTTTTCCTGAAagcaaacagagagaaaaagagatcaGAAGGTCATTTATGTCTGCTTCTTCAGTTCCTCCCATTCCTGCAAATTCTTTCCAGCTTGAATCTGACTTCAGGAAGTTGAAAGACTGTCCCGAAAACATGTACTTGTACCTGAAG CAAATAGAGCCCTCGCTTTATGCAAAGCTGTTTCAGAAATCCTTAGATCCAGACTTGTTTAACCAGATCCTGAAAATTCTGCATGACTTCTACATTGA GAAAGAGGAGCCATCACTCATCCTTGAAATCCTCCAGAGGCTCTCTGAATTAAAAAGATTTGATATGGCAGTAATGTTTATGTccagttcagaaaaaaaaa TTACACAGGTATTATTCAATCATGTGAACCACATGGGATTAAAAGATGCTTCTGTTGAAGAATTGGAGAAGAAATACGGCATTTTCTCCTAG